Proteins encoded together in one Halothermothrix orenii H 168 window:
- a CDS encoding FAD-dependent oxidoreductase encodes MFYSKFYNFVLIALVVIFIPVIVEARTIIEDYQLVVYGGEPEGVMAAVSAARSGVKTLLVMERDKPGGLMVYGGLNYLDLNYSPHGGNLNKGLFQEWHQRVGGQVAFGIDKAISVFQNMLASEKNIKVMNNTELIKIKKEKGYINSLILREKGKLIEVKASYFIDSSQEAHLAVRAGAPYFENGADIGLPERHMAVTLVLHIGNINYEGLVKAVKDGKFGPAHINHNHAWGFVRIGDMYKPHDKNIKLRGLNIVFEKNDKGQLEAYINSMLIFGVDPLDKTSLKDAYKRGKKEAAHVLAFLKKQVDGFERAVLMDFPQELYIREGRHILARYQLKTVDLLENKIFEDTVALASYPLDYQAYTPEFAGFVLFNPVVYGIPMRSLIPKNLKNVMVVGRSSGYSSLAAASARVLPTGMACGEAAGLITYYAHKSNLTYAEITDHREIIRKVQKSLGIYRDINYYEDFVDHIIEDSVVRPYLEELLSWGLVVAGYRNDFKLTEIIREKQFAYIIIKGLRQRQAPNLCEWVPESIITLSTNSYLTRDRAAMLLLTACGEKVLNMEVDEYYNKACQMDLISNKFSKMVPDNRLLTRREAYMLLGYFLRKFDIPESLKRFRGEIK; translated from the coding sequence ATGTTTTATTCAAAGTTTTACAATTTTGTGCTGATAGCTTTAGTAGTTATATTTATTCCTGTAATAGTTGAAGCCAGGACCATTATAGAAGATTACCAGCTGGTTGTATATGGGGGAGAGCCAGAAGGAGTTATGGCTGCTGTTTCAGCAGCCAGGTCAGGGGTTAAGACTCTGCTGGTTATGGAAAGGGATAAACCGGGTGGTTTGATGGTATACGGTGGTTTAAATTATCTTGATTTGAATTATTCACCTCATGGAGGTAATTTAAATAAAGGTCTTTTTCAGGAATGGCACCAGAGAGTTGGTGGTCAGGTAGCTTTTGGAATAGATAAGGCAATATCTGTATTTCAGAATATGCTGGCTTCTGAAAAAAATATTAAGGTTATGAATAATACAGAACTTATAAAAATAAAGAAAGAAAAGGGATATATAAATAGTCTTATATTAAGGGAAAAAGGTAAGTTAATCGAAGTTAAAGCCAGTTATTTTATAGATTCAAGCCAGGAGGCCCATCTTGCAGTAAGAGCCGGGGCACCCTATTTTGAAAATGGTGCTGATATTGGTTTGCCAGAACGCCATATGGCTGTGACCCTGGTATTACATATAGGTAATATAAATTATGAAGGACTGGTAAAGGCTGTTAAGGATGGCAAATTTGGACCAGCTCATATTAATCATAATCACGCCTGGGGTTTTGTTAGAATCGGGGACATGTATAAACCCCATGATAAAAATATAAAGCTCAGGGGTCTTAACATTGTATTTGAGAAAAATGACAAGGGCCAGCTTGAAGCCTATATTAATTCTATGTTGATTTTCGGGGTTGATCCCCTTGATAAAACCTCTTTAAAAGATGCTTATAAAAGGGGAAAAAAAGAAGCGGCACATGTCCTTGCTTTTTTAAAAAAACAGGTAGATGGTTTTGAAAGGGCTGTCTTGATGGATTTTCCCCAGGAGTTATATATCAGGGAAGGAAGACATATTTTAGCCAGATACCAGTTAAAGACTGTAGATTTGCTGGAAAATAAAATTTTTGAAGATACAGTGGCTTTAGCATCTTATCCCCTTGATTATCAGGCTTATACACCTGAATTTGCCGGGTTTGTTCTTTTTAATCCTGTAGTGTATGGTATTCCCATGCGTTCATTAATTCCCAAAAACCTTAAGAATGTTATGGTAGTTGGCAGAAGCAGTGGTTATAGTTCTCTGGCAGCTGCTAGTGCCAGGGTTTTACCTACAGGTATGGCCTGTGGTGAGGCAGCAGGTTTAATAACTTATTATGCACATAAATCAAACTTAACCTATGCTGAAATTACTGACCATAGAGAAATAATTAGAAAAGTTCAAAAATCGTTAGGGATTTATAGAGATATTAACTATTATGAAGATTTTGTCGATCACATCATAGAAGATAGTGTTGTCAGACCCTATTTAGAAGAGCTGTTATCCTGGGGGCTTGTTGTAGCCGGATACAGGAATGATTTTAAATTAACAGAGATAATCAGGGAGAAGCAGTTTGCTTATATTATTATAAAGGGTTTAAGGCAACGACAGGCCCCGAATTTATGTGAATGGGTTCCAGAAAGTATTATAACACTTTCAACTAACAGTTATTTAACCCGGGATCGGGCTGCCATGTTACTTCTTACAGCATGTGGTGAAAAAGTTCTTAACATGGAAGTAGATGAATATTATAATAAGGCCTGCCAGATGGATTTGATTTCCAACAAATTTAGTAAAATGGTTCCTGATAATAGATTATTGACCAGGCGGGAAGCCTATATGTTGCTGGGGTATTTTTTAAGAAAATTTGATATACCCGAATCTTTAAAAAGATTCAGGGGTGAAATAAAGTGA
- the asnS gene encoding asparagine--tRNA ligase: MDYFERTRIKNILEKNIDNYKDVIVLGWVRTKRVSKNIAFLEINDGSTLKNLQIVILQPDKFPLDSINTGASVKIKGYLEEVKGREQSIEMKAEEITLIGEAPVDYPMQKKRHTFEFLREIAHLRPRTNTFGVVNRFRSKMAYAIHKFFQDRGFHYIHSPIITTGDAEGAGEVFTVTTFDLQNPPLSEGGEIDFSQDFFGEEAGLTVSGQLEAELMATALGDVYTFGPTFRAENSNTSRHASEFWMIEPEMAFCDLEEMMDIIEEFIKFLFKYALDECPEEMEFFNKWIDKGRIDILKKIIDAEFAHITYTEAIDILEKSGEDFEFPVKWGMDLQSEHERYLTEKHFKKPVMVTDYPKDIKAFYMRVNDDDKTVRAVDCLVPQVGEIIGGSQREERYDVLLKRMKELDMNIEKYQWFLDIRKYGTVPHSGFGLGFERLLMYISGMKNIRDVIPFPRTPGNAKF; the protein is encoded by the coding sequence ATGGATTATTTTGAACGTACCAGAATTAAAAACATATTGGAGAAAAATATTGATAACTATAAAGATGTAATTGTACTGGGATGGGTGAGAACCAAGAGAGTTTCTAAAAACATTGCTTTTCTGGAAATCAATGATGGAAGTACGTTAAAGAACCTGCAAATAGTTATCCTTCAACCAGATAAATTCCCGCTTGACAGTATTAATACCGGAGCCAGTGTAAAAATTAAAGGTTATCTTGAGGAAGTTAAGGGTAGAGAACAGAGTATTGAAATGAAGGCTGAGGAAATTACATTAATCGGTGAAGCACCTGTTGATTATCCCATGCAGAAAAAAAGACATACCTTTGAATTTTTACGGGAAATTGCCCACCTGCGCCCCCGGACCAATACCTTCGGTGTTGTTAATCGTTTCCGCAGTAAAATGGCATATGCAATCCACAAATTTTTCCAGGATCGTGGCTTTCACTATATCCATTCACCGATAATTACGACCGGTGACGCTGAAGGAGCAGGTGAGGTTTTTACAGTTACCACCTTTGACCTGCAAAATCCTCCCTTAAGCGAAGGTGGAGAAATTGATTTTAGCCAGGATTTTTTTGGGGAAGAAGCCGGGCTTACTGTTAGTGGTCAGCTGGAAGCAGAATTAATGGCAACTGCTCTCGGGGATGTTTATACCTTCGGGCCTACATTCAGGGCAGAGAATTCAAATACTTCCCGCCATGCCTCAGAATTCTGGATGATTGAGCCTGAAATGGCCTTCTGTGATCTTGAGGAAATGATGGACATTATTGAGGAATTTATTAAGTTTTTATTTAAATATGCCCTTGATGAATGTCCTGAGGAGATGGAATTTTTTAATAAATGGATTGACAAAGGTCGAATAGATATTTTAAAAAAAATTATAGACGCTGAATTTGCCCATATAACTTATACTGAAGCTATAGATATACTGGAAAAATCGGGTGAGGATTTTGAATTTCCGGTAAAATGGGGTATGGATTTACAGTCGGAACACGAACGGTATTTAACAGAAAAACACTTTAAAAAACCGGTCATGGTGACTGACTACCCCAAGGATATAAAGGCTTTTTACATGAGGGTTAATGATGATGACAAAACCGTAAGGGCAGTGGACTGTCTGGTACCCCAGGTTGGAGAAATAATCGGTGGTAGTCAGAGGGAAGAACGGTATGATGTCCTGCTCAAGAGGATGAAAGAACTTGATATGAATATTGAGAAATACCAGTGGTTTCTGGATATTAGAAAGTATGGAACAGTACCCCATTCTGGTTTTGGACTGGGATTTGAGAGGCTATTAATGTATATCTCTGGTATGAAGAATATCAGGGATGTTATTCCCTTTCCCAGAACTCCCGGTAATGCCAAATTTTAA
- the pepF gene encoding oligoendopeptidase F, whose amino-acid sequence MAKELPERNKIDDKYKWDLEDIYKTDEEWEKDFNRVKDKLKDIATFQGKLVNSSQNLLDGLNLIMEVEEVATRLYAYAHMRQDEDTRDQSYQSLFNRAQSLHNELASITSFMVPEILTLSREQMNKYLEEKEGLKLYRHLLDNILRQKDHYLSAKEERLIAMAGEVTQGPYNIFSMMNNADLTFPIIKDEKGEEVRVTHGRFIELMENKNRRVRKDAFKALYSKYNEFINTFASTLNTAVKSHIYYARVRKYNSALESALDDDNVPVDVYNNLIKTIKDNLKPMYKYMKLRKEILGVDELHMYDIYTPLVSDLDIKIPYEEAKEMVINGLKPLGDEYLNILKEGFNSGWIDVYENKGKRSGAYSSGCYGVHPYVLLNYTDNLDNVFTLAHEMGHAIHTYYSNKNQPFVYANYKIFVAEVASTLNETLLIKYLLENTQDEKKKKYLINHYLEQFRGTVYRQTMFAEFEKIIHEKVEQGQPLTSGLLKEIYKKLNEEYYGPDVVSDEEIALEWARIPHFYYNFYVYKYATGFSAATALANKILEEGDKAVQRYIQFLKSGDSDYPLNVLKKAGVDMSSPEPIESAISTFKEFVDRFEKLS is encoded by the coding sequence ATGGCTAAAGAATTACCCGAAAGAAATAAAATTGATGATAAGTATAAATGGGATTTGGAGGATATATATAAAACAGATGAAGAGTGGGAAAAAGATTTTAACAGGGTAAAGGATAAATTAAAGGATATTGCTACATTCCAGGGCAAGCTGGTTAATTCCAGTCAGAATCTTTTAGACGGGTTAAATTTAATTATGGAGGTAGAAGAAGTAGCCACCAGGCTTTATGCTTATGCCCACATGAGACAGGACGAGGATACCAGAGACCAGTCTTATCAATCTTTATTTAACCGTGCGCAGAGTCTACATAATGAGCTGGCCAGTATTACATCCTTCATGGTTCCAGAAATCTTAACCCTGTCCCGGGAGCAAATGAATAAATATCTTGAAGAAAAAGAGGGGTTAAAACTTTACCGGCATTTACTGGATAATATCCTGCGTCAAAAAGATCATTACCTTTCTGCAAAAGAAGAAAGGCTAATTGCAATGGCCGGTGAAGTTACCCAGGGTCCCTATAATATTTTTAGTATGATGAATAATGCTGATCTTACCTTTCCTATAATTAAAGATGAAAAGGGTGAAGAGGTCAGGGTAACCCATGGCAGGTTCATTGAACTTATGGAAAATAAAAACAGAAGAGTCCGTAAAGATGCTTTTAAAGCCCTTTACAGTAAATATAATGAATTTATAAATACCTTTGCCAGTACCCTGAATACGGCTGTAAAAAGCCATATATATTATGCCAGGGTCCGTAAATATAATTCAGCCCTCGAATCTGCCCTTGATGATGATAATGTTCCAGTTGATGTTTATAATAATTTAATTAAAACAATAAAAGACAATCTTAAACCTATGTATAAATATATGAAATTAAGAAAAGAGATCCTTGGTGTTGATGAGCTTCATATGTATGATATTTATACTCCACTGGTTTCTGATCTTGATATAAAAATTCCTTATGAGGAAGCCAAAGAAATGGTTATTAATGGCCTGAAACCACTGGGGGATGAATACCTAAATATCTTGAAGGAAGGTTTTAATTCTGGATGGATTGATGTTTATGAAAATAAGGGAAAAAGGTCAGGGGCTTATTCATCTGGATGTTACGGGGTACACCCTTATGTTCTTTTAAATTATACTGACAACCTTGATAATGTCTTTACGCTGGCCCATGAAATGGGGCATGCTATCCATACATATTATTCAAACAAAAATCAACCTTTTGTGTATGCTAATTATAAGATTTTTGTGGCTGAAGTGGCATCTACCCTGAATGAAACATTACTTATCAAGTATCTCCTTGAGAACACACAAGATGAGAAGAAGAAAAAATATTTAATTAATCACTATCTGGAACAGTTCCGGGGTACTGTATACCGCCAGACTATGTTCGCTGAGTTTGAAAAGATAATTCATGAAAAAGTAGAACAGGGACAGCCTTTAACTTCTGGATTATTGAAGGAAATATATAAAAAATTAAATGAGGAATATTACGGACCTGATGTTGTTTCTGATGAGGAGATTGCACTGGAATGGGCCCGTATACCTCACTTTTACTACAATTTCTATGTTTATAAATACGCAACTGGTTTTTCGGCAGCAACAGCCCTGGCCAATAAGATTTTAGAAGAAGGGGATAAGGCAGTTCAAAGATATATCCAGTTCTTAAAAAGTGGTGATTCTGATTATCCATTAAACGTCCTGAAAAAGGCCGGGGTAGATATGTCGTCACCTGAGCCCATTGAATCAGCCATTTCAACCTTTAAAGAATTTGTTGACAGGTTTGAGAAATTAAGTTAA
- a CDS encoding methylated-DNA--[protein]-cysteine S-methyltransferase, translating into MIKNYYPSPLGLMEITLSLDGLVSITFVKNVDNKYKNLYSINFTCKQLYELNKEVYNQLNEYFTGQRRNFNLPLAPAGTDFQKKVWQELLNIPYGETCSYGDIARALGKPGAARAVGRANGKNPLPIVIPCHRVIGSNGELKGYACGLWRKRWLIEHESYYSKQGQYRGLL; encoded by the coding sequence GTGATAAAAAATTATTATCCTTCTCCACTGGGTTTAATGGAAATTACATTATCTTTAGATGGTCTGGTAAGCATAACCTTTGTTAAAAATGTAGACAATAAATATAAAAACCTTTATAGTATTAACTTTACCTGTAAACAGCTTTATGAACTAAATAAAGAGGTTTATAATCAGTTAAATGAATACTTTACCGGCCAGAGGCGTAATTTTAACCTGCCTCTGGCCCCGGCAGGGACAGATTTTCAGAAAAAAGTGTGGCAGGAGCTGTTAAATATCCCCTATGGGGAGACATGTTCCTACGGAGATATTGCCAGGGCATTAGGAAAACCAGGGGCAGCCCGGGCTGTAGGGAGGGCCAATGGAAAAAATCCTCTACCTATAGTAATACCGTGTCATCGGGTTATAGGCAGCAATGGAGAATTAAAGGGTTATGCCTGTGGCCTCTGGCGAAAAAGGTGGCTTATAGAACACGAGTCTTATTATTCTAAACAGGGACAGTACCGGGGCTTATTATGA
- a CDS encoding glycerol-3-phosphate responsive antiterminator: MKHLKKYFKKHPVIAGIRDTSQLNFALSSDVIALFILCGDIFILPEIMEKARERDKLVFLHIDLINGIGRDKKGIKYLAVNNLCDGIVTTKSNLIKAAKKEGLMAIQRLFLLDSAALKTGEHLLEMNKPDAVEILPGIAAPYFIEHIKHQLPCPIIAGGLIRRKEEIDNLVDKGVLAVSTSNKKLWKEY; this comes from the coding sequence ATGAAACATTTGAAAAAGTATTTCAAAAAACACCCGGTCATTGCCGGTATCAGGGATACCAGTCAGCTCAATTTTGCTTTATCAAGTGATGTTATAGCCCTTTTTATACTCTGTGGAGATATTTTTATTCTGCCAGAAATTATGGAAAAGGCCAGGGAACGGGATAAACTGGTTTTTCTCCACATAGATTTAATCAATGGAATAGGCCGGGATAAAAAAGGCATTAAATATCTTGCTGTTAATAACCTCTGTGATGGAATTGTAACCACCAAGAGTAATCTTATAAAGGCGGCCAAAAAAGAGGGTTTAATGGCAATACAACGTCTTTTTTTACTCGATTCAGCTGCCCTGAAGACTGGAGAACACCTGCTGGAAATGAATAAACCGGATGCTGTAGAAATACTACCGGGGATTGCTGCCCCATATTTTATTGAACACATTAAGCATCAGCTTCCCTGTCCTATTATTGCGGGGGGGTTAATAAGACGAAAAGAAGAAATAGATAATCTTGTCGATAAAGGAGTCCTGGCAGTATCAACAAGTAATAAAAAACTATGGAAGGAATACTAA
- a CDS encoding alpha/beta hydrolase translates to MKDLNLNPDTQVNPIARERFYSGSKEDAVLVIHGFTGIPAEMEYLGKEINKKTGYTVYIPRLPGHGTNRQDFLTSGARDWLRKIYDSYLNLKADYKNVHLAGLSMGGLLALLTAARFNHSAKLILIAAALYANHPLLPYSHIIKFFKKEIKNDPEVLQLDEEGLTPEDKLYREHYWGYTFPVQGAELHKLMRLTRKKLPQISCNTLIIASKKDDTVPLKAAYTIKNNIKSKQKKLVILENSPHVINDGPEKDKCARIVTDFLLKTI, encoded by the coding sequence ATGAAGGACTTAAATTTAAATCCAGATACACAGGTTAATCCCATAGCCCGGGAAAGATTTTATTCTGGTTCAAAAGAAGATGCTGTTCTTGTTATTCATGGTTTTACCGGTATACCCGCTGAAATGGAGTATCTGGGAAAAGAGATTAATAAAAAGACCGGTTATACAGTTTACATACCGCGGCTTCCAGGCCATGGCACTAATCGGCAGGATTTTTTAACCAGTGGGGCCCGGGACTGGCTCCGTAAAATTTACGATAGTTACCTTAATTTAAAAGCTGACTATAAGAATGTCCACCTGGCTGGCCTCTCAATGGGAGGATTGTTAGCTTTATTAACTGCCGCCAGATTTAATCATTCTGCTAAACTTATTCTGATTGCAGCAGCTCTTTACGCTAACCACCCTCTTTTACCCTATAGTCATATCATAAAATTTTTTAAGAAAGAAATTAAGAATGATCCTGAAGTATTACAGCTGGACGAAGAGGGTCTAACCCCTGAAGACAAACTATACCGTGAACACTACTGGGGATACACCTTCCCGGTCCAGGGGGCAGAATTACATAAATTAATGAGGCTTACCCGTAAAAAACTCCCCCAGATATCCTGTAATACCCTGATTATTGCATCAAAAAAAGATGATACTGTACCATTAAAAGCAGCCTATACCATAAAAAATAATATAAAGTCAAAACAAAAAAAACTGGTCATTTTGGAAAATTCCCCTCATGTAATAAATGATGGACCAGAAAAAGATAAATGTGCCAGAATTGTTACAGATTTTTTATTAAAAACTATTTAA
- a CDS encoding NAD(P)/FAD-dependent oxidoreductase: MRADVIIIGSGVVGSAIARRLARYNLDIILLEKEHDVAMGTSKANSGIIHAGYNAPYDSLKGRLNVKSNPEFDKLCRDLRVPFKRIGSLVVGFDDKDLKILKEEKENGEKAGIKDLEIVKGKRLFEIEPNLNPEAMYALYAPTAGIISPHQFTIALADSAALNGVKVMLLTEARNIKTENGMITGVETNRGFIAAKVVINAAGVYAGNIASLAGDSSISITPRKGEYHLLDKEWGDKVNHVLFPIPSTVSKGILVTPTVHGNLLIGPNSYNVEDPEDVSTTTSGLDEVYNGARRLVPSINRRDVIASFAGLRAAASGEDFIIGSSSHIKGLIHAAGIQSPGLSSAPAIAEKVEEIFKDIADEFSLEISYKDDFKETLPEYPCFSEKLEKSHEQEWNNLVRENPDFGEIVCRCERVTKGEIIAAIHRPVPALSLDAIKRRTRAGMGRCQGGFCGHRVLEILSEELNISPLEVTKKGGESKILMRKTKDTEHQYEQMEVGVGENV, translated from the coding sequence ATGAGAGCAGACGTTATTATCATCGGAAGTGGTGTTGTTGGAAGTGCAATTGCCCGGAGACTTGCCAGATATAACCTTGATATTATTCTTCTTGAAAAAGAACATGATGTTGCTATGGGTACAAGTAAAGCTAATTCAGGTATTATACATGCCGGTTATAATGCACCCTATGATAGTCTTAAAGGTAGATTGAATGTCAAATCAAACCCTGAATTTGATAAACTTTGCAGAGATTTAAGGGTTCCCTTTAAACGGATTGGTTCCCTGGTAGTTGGCTTTGATGATAAAGACCTGAAAATACTTAAAGAAGAAAAAGAAAATGGAGAGAAGGCCGGAATAAAAGACCTGGAGATAGTAAAGGGCAAAAGGCTTTTTGAAATTGAACCAAATTTAAATCCAGAAGCCATGTATGCCCTGTATGCTCCGACTGCCGGTATTATTTCTCCACACCAATTTACAATTGCCCTTGCTGATAGTGCTGCCCTCAATGGAGTTAAAGTTATGCTTTTGACAGAAGCCCGGAACATAAAAACTGAAAACGGTATGATTACCGGGGTAGAAACTAACAGAGGTTTTATTGCTGCTAAAGTAGTTATAAACGCTGCTGGTGTATATGCCGGGAATATTGCCAGTTTAGCCGGTGATTCGAGTATTTCTATAACCCCGAGGAAAGGTGAGTATCACCTTCTCGATAAAGAATGGGGTGATAAAGTCAATCACGTATTGTTCCCTATTCCCAGTACAGTATCAAAAGGAATTCTGGTGACACCTACTGTCCACGGTAACCTCTTAATCGGTCCTAATTCTTATAATGTTGAAGACCCTGAAGATGTATCAACTACAACATCTGGACTTGACGAGGTTTATAACGGGGCCAGAAGGCTTGTTCCTTCAATAAATCGAAGGGATGTAATTGCTTCTTTTGCTGGATTAAGGGCTGCAGCCTCAGGAGAAGATTTTATCATTGGTTCTTCCAGTCACATTAAGGGGCTTATTCATGCTGCTGGTATCCAGTCACCGGGATTAAGCTCAGCTCCAGCAATTGCAGAAAAGGTAGAGGAAATTTTTAAAGATATAGCTGATGAGTTTTCCCTTGAGATCAGTTATAAGGATGATTTTAAGGAAACTCTTCCGGAATACCCCTGTTTTTCAGAAAAACTTGAAAAAAGTCATGAACAGGAGTGGAATAATTTGGTTAGGGAAAATCCAGATTTTGGTGAAATAGTTTGCCGATGTGAACGGGTAACAAAGGGTGAAATAATTGCAGCTATTCACCGTCCGGTACCGGCCTTAAGCCTTGATGCTATTAAACGAAGAACGAGGGCAGGAATGGGAAGATGCCAGGGTGGATTTTGTGGACACCGGGTTCTGGAAATACTATCAGAAGAGTTAAATATATCTCCCCTGGAGGTAACAAAAAAAGGCGGGGAATCAAAAATATTAATGAGAAAAACAAAAGATACGGAACATCAATATGAACAAATGGAGGTAGGTGTTGGTGAAAATGTATAA
- a CDS encoding DUF1667 domain-containing protein, translated as MTRNIICIRCPKGCRMTVESNDKKIGSISGYGCPKGLEYAKEEFLNPTRILPTTVRIVNGELPLVPVKTADPIPREMINDAMKEINKVTVKAPVKLGQVIIKDLAGTGVKLVATRSIARKVENGQKTVATA; from the coding sequence ATGACTAGAAATATAATATGTATAAGATGCCCCAAGGGGTGCCGGATGACTGTTGAGAGTAATGATAAAAAGATTGGGTCAATTTCAGGTTATGGTTGTCCCAAAGGGCTTGAATATGCAAAAGAAGAGTTTTTAAATCCAACCCGGATTTTGCCGACTACTGTCAGAATTGTTAATGGAGAATTACCGCTTGTTCCGGTGAAAACAGCTGATCCAATTCCAAGAGAAATGATCAATGATGCCATGAAAGAGATTAATAAAGTTACAGTAAAAGCTCCAGTTAAACTGGGTCAGGTAATTATTAAAGATCTTGCCGGGACCGGAGTAAAGCTTGTAGCTACCCGTAGTATTGCCAGAAAGGTGGAAAATGGCCAAAAAACGGTTGCTACTGCCTAG
- a CDS encoding NAD(P)/FAD-dependent oxidoreductase: MYNYDLVVVGGGPAGLAAALEAYKNGVNKVLLLERDYYLGGILQQCIHNGFGLDYFKEELTGPEYAERFIEKLGDTKIKVMTETMVVRVTPDKKIYALNKKEGLFVVNARAIVLAMGCRERTREAIRIPGDRPAGIFTAGTAQRYINIEGYIPGREVVILGSGDIGLIMARRLTLEGARVKGVFEIMPYSSGLVRNKVQCLDDFNIPLYLKHTVIRIYGRDRVEKVTVARVDEKFRVIPGSEKDIKCDTLLLSVGLIPENELSKEAGILLDNTTGGPVVNEVRETDIEGIFACGNVLQVHDLVDYVTEEGEITGRAVSSYLNKKRTVRKKPIKLVPEDNVRYIVPHQIDYKDQSRKRVKLFMRVKEPMEKVRVRLLDPQTGNEIVSYPKPIVTPGEMVTVYLPEALIKENMDKIKISINKEEGGGHD; encoded by the coding sequence ATGTATAACTATGACCTTGTAGTTGTTGGTGGGGGACCGGCTGGACTGGCAGCAGCCCTGGAGGCATACAAAAATGGTGTAAATAAAGTCTTACTGCTGGAGAGGGATTATTACCTGGGAGGTATACTTCAACAATGTATTCACAATGGATTTGGCCTTGATTATTTTAAAGAAGAGTTAACAGGTCCAGAATATGCAGAGAGATTTATAGAAAAACTCGGTGATACCAAAATTAAAGTCATGACAGAGACAATGGTGGTCCGGGTAACACCTGATAAAAAAATATATGCTCTTAACAAAAAAGAGGGTTTATTTGTTGTCAATGCCAGGGCTATAGTTCTGGCAATGGGATGTCGGGAGAGAACCAGAGAAGCAATTAGAATTCCTGGAGATAGGCCAGCAGGAATTTTCACTGCCGGTACAGCCCAGCGTTATATTAATATTGAGGGGTATATACCGGGCCGGGAAGTTGTTATTCTTGGTTCAGGGGATATTGGGCTTATTATGGCCCGGAGGTTGACACTGGAAGGGGCCAGGGTCAAAGGTGTTTTTGAAATAATGCCTTATTCATCAGGACTGGTAAGAAACAAAGTGCAGTGCCTTGATGACTTCAATATACCATTATATTTAAAACATACAGTTATCAGAATTTATGGTCGGGATAGAGTAGAAAAAGTTACTGTAGCCAGAGTTGATGAAAAATTCAGGGTTATACCCGGAAGTGAAAAGGATATAAAATGTGACACCTTGCTTTTATCAGTAGGACTTATCCCTGAAAATGAATTAAGTAAAGAGGCGGGAATCTTACTTGATAATACTACTGGAGGCCCGGTAGTAAACGAAGTAAGGGAAACAGATATAGAGGGTATTTTTGCCTGTGGTAATGTTTTGCAGGTTCATGACCTGGTTGATTATGTAACCGAAGAAGGTGAAATTACTGGAAGAGCTGTATCCAGTTATCTTAATAAGAAGCGTACTGTCCGTAAGAAACCAATAAAACTAGTTCCGGAAGATAATGTCAGATACATTGTTCCTCACCAGATTGATTATAAAGATCAAAGTAGAAAAAGAGTTAAACTGTTTATGAGAGTAAAGGAACCGATGGAGAAGGTCAGGGTAAGGTTATTAGACCCCCAGACCGGTAATGAAATTGTTAGCTATCCTAAACCGATTGTAACTCCAGGAGAAATGGTTACTGTCTATTTACCTGAGGCCCTGATTAAGGAAAATATGGATAAAATAAAAATTTCAATTAATAAGGAGGAAGGTGGCGGTCATGACTAG